One stretch of Streptomyces peucetius DNA includes these proteins:
- a CDS encoding NAD(P)H-binding protein, protein MASLIAVTGASGRVGGRVARRLSGADAATRLIGRDPTRLPELPGAVPAHPAEYGDGEAMRRALEGAATLFLVSAHESPDRVKEHCTAVDAAVAAGVERIVYVSFTGAAPDATFTFARDHWHTEQYIRSCGVRHTFLRNNWYLGAIPAMTGADGVLRGPGGQGRVAAVAHDDIADAAAAVLLDGTRTHDRVVYDITGPAAFTLAEAAEALSEVSGRSVTYHLESREEAYASRAGYGAEEWEVTGWVTSYEAIAVGEMAGVSDAVPRLTGHPAQNLRDFLAAHPSSWRHLLPGGS, encoded by the coding sequence ATGGCCTCACTCATCGCAGTCACCGGAGCGAGCGGCCGCGTCGGCGGCCGGGTGGCGCGCCGGCTCTCCGGTGCGGACGCCGCGACCCGGCTGATCGGCCGCGATCCGACACGGCTGCCGGAACTGCCGGGCGCGGTGCCCGCCCACCCCGCCGAGTACGGCGACGGGGAGGCGATGCGGCGGGCGCTGGAGGGCGCCGCGACCTTGTTCCTGGTCTCCGCGCACGAGTCGCCGGACCGGGTGAAGGAGCACTGCACCGCGGTGGACGCGGCGGTCGCGGCGGGCGTCGAGCGGATCGTGTACGTGTCGTTCACCGGCGCCGCGCCGGACGCGACGTTCACCTTCGCCCGCGATCACTGGCACACCGAGCAGTACATCCGCTCGTGCGGGGTGCGCCACACGTTCCTGCGGAACAACTGGTACCTGGGCGCGATCCCGGCGATGACCGGCGCCGACGGCGTGCTGCGCGGGCCCGGCGGCCAGGGCCGGGTCGCCGCCGTCGCCCACGACGACATCGCCGACGCGGCGGCGGCCGTGCTGCTGGACGGCACCCGCACGCACGACAGGGTGGTCTACGACATCACGGGGCCGGCCGCGTTCACCCTCGCGGAGGCCGCCGAGGCCCTGAGCGAGGTCAGCGGCCGCAGCGTGACCTACCACCTGGAGTCCCGCGAGGAGGCGTACGCCTCCCGGGCCGGGTACGGCGCCGAGGAATGGGAGGTGACGGGCTGGGTCACCTCGTACGAGGCGATCGCCGTCGGCGAGATGGCAGGCGTCTCCGACGCCGTCCCCCGCCTGACCGGCCACCCGGCCCAGAACCTCCGGGACTTCCTGGCCGCCCACCCGAGCAGCTGGCGCCACCTGCTGCCGGGCGGCTCCTAG
- a CDS encoding polysaccharide deacetylase family protein, producing MDDPPAWIAEFTVGRRQFDAHLDAVAASGRTPVTVGTLVDALTGGGPLPPSPVVLTFDDGFADLPGPTGEALASRRMPATAYLTTGAITPGRTSLLPPAPMMTLARAPLLEQYGIEVGAHTDTHPQLDTLPARALDRELRRPKAELEQVLGHAVAHLAYPHGYNSRTVRRAAAAAGYASAAAVRHALSSPADEPYRIARLIVRRTHTVAHVEAWMAGGGGVPVAPFPDAPPTVGWRLYRRARALVRGHRFAG from the coding sequence ATGGACGACCCGCCCGCCTGGATCGCCGAATTCACCGTCGGACGGCGGCAGTTCGACGCCCATCTGGATGCCGTGGCCGCGAGCGGCCGCACCCCGGTCACCGTCGGCACGCTCGTCGACGCGCTCACCGGCGGCGGGCCGCTGCCGCCGAGTCCCGTCGTACTCACCTTCGACGACGGCTTCGCCGATCTCCCCGGGCCCACCGGCGAGGCGCTCGCGAGCCGCCGGATGCCGGCGACCGCGTATCTGACCACCGGTGCCATCACCCCCGGGCGGACGAGCCTGCTGCCGCCCGCGCCGATGATGACCCTGGCCCGGGCGCCGCTGCTGGAGCAGTACGGCATCGAGGTGGGCGCGCACACGGACACCCACCCGCAGCTCGACACGCTCCCGGCCCGCGCGCTGGACCGGGAACTGCGCCGGCCCAAGGCGGAGCTCGAGCAGGTGCTGGGCCATGCCGTGGCCCATCTCGCCTATCCGCACGGCTACAACAGCCGCACCGTCCGCCGGGCGGCGGCCGCCGCCGGGTACGCGTCGGCGGCGGCGGTGCGGCACGCGCTGAGCTCACCGGCCGACGAGCCGTACCGCATCGCCCGGCTGATCGTGCGCCGCACGCACACCGTGGCGCATGTCGAGGCGTGGATGGCCGGCGGGGGCGGTGTGCCGGTCGCGCCGTTCCCCGACGCGCCGCCGACGGTCGGCTGGCGGCTGTACCGGCGGGCCCGCGCGCTGGTGCGGGGCCACCGGTTCGCGGGCTGA
- a CDS encoding allantoate amidohydrolase: protein MWADLRPMGRDSGSGGYRRYAWTAADRDCRAWFRAQAEARGLAYELDRNGNQWAWLGAATYKDVAAQDAVVTGSHLDSVPDGGAFDGPLGVVSSFAAIDELRRRGSEFTRPVAVTNFGDEEGARFGLACVGSRLATGQLTREKAYALTDADGISLPQAMEAAGYDPAAVGPDPERLSRVGAFVELHIEQGRALDLTGDAVGIASAIWPHGRWRFDFAGEANHAGTTRLADRRDPMLTYAETVLAARREAELAGAVATFGKVAVEPNGVNAIPSLVRGWLDSRAPDQATLDTVVAAVEQAARERAARDGVDLAVVRESFTPVIEFEHALRDELNKILGGAVPVLGTGAGHDAGILSTSVPTAMLFVRNPTGVSHSPAESAAEDDCVAGVLALADVLEGLACR, encoded by the coding sequence ATGTGGGCCGACCTGCGCCCCATGGGCCGCGACAGCGGCAGCGGCGGGTACCGCCGCTACGCGTGGACCGCCGCCGACCGTGACTGCCGGGCCTGGTTCCGGGCGCAGGCCGAGGCGCGTGGTCTCGCGTACGAGCTCGACCGCAACGGAAACCAGTGGGCCTGGCTCGGCGCTGCGACATACAAGGACGTCGCCGCCCAAGACGCCGTCGTCACCGGCTCGCACCTGGACTCCGTCCCCGACGGCGGCGCCTTCGACGGCCCCCTCGGTGTCGTGTCGTCCTTTGCCGCAATCGACGAACTCCGCCGCAGGGGATCGGAGTTCACCCGCCCCGTCGCCGTCACCAACTTCGGCGACGAGGAGGGAGCCCGGTTCGGGCTTGCCTGTGTCGGCTCCCGGCTCGCCACCGGGCAGCTGACGCGCGAGAAGGCGTACGCACTCACGGACGCCGACGGGATCAGCCTGCCGCAGGCCATGGAGGCGGCCGGATACGACCCGGCCGCCGTCGGGCCCGACCCCGAGCGCCTCTCCCGGGTCGGCGCGTTCGTCGAACTGCACATCGAGCAGGGTCGCGCCCTGGATCTGACCGGCGACGCCGTCGGCATCGCGTCCGCGATCTGGCCGCACGGCCGCTGGCGCTTCGACTTCGCCGGTGAGGCCAACCACGCCGGCACCACCCGGCTCGCCGACCGGCGCGACCCGATGCTGACGTACGCGGAGACCGTCCTCGCCGCCCGCCGCGAGGCGGAACTCGCGGGCGCGGTGGCCACGTTCGGCAAGGTCGCCGTCGAGCCGAACGGCGTCAACGCCATTCCGTCCCTGGTCCGCGGCTGGCTCGACTCCCGCGCCCCCGACCAGGCCACCCTCGACACGGTCGTCGCCGCCGTCGAGCAGGCGGCCCGCGAGCGCGCCGCGCGTGACGGCGTGGACCTGGCCGTCGTACGGGAGTCGTTCACGCCCGTGATCGAGTTCGAGCACGCCCTGCGGGACGAGCTCAACAAGATCCTCGGCGGCGCCGTCCCCGTGCTCGGCACGGGCGCGGGACACGACGCCGGAATCCTCTCCACGTCCGTCCCGACCGCCATGCTGTTCGTACGCAACCCCACCGGGGTCTCGCACTCCCCGGCCGAGTCGGCGGCCGAGGACGACTGCGTGGCCGGGGTGCTCGCACTCGCCGACGTACTGGAGGGCCTGGCGTGCAGGTGA
- the hutU gene encoding urocanate hydratase, producing the protein MSGPRPVRSPRGSELSALGWQQEAALRMLQNNLDPEVAEHPDKLVVYGGTGKAARDWRSFDAMVRTLRTLKQDETMLVQSGRPVGVMQTHEWAPRVLIANSNLVGDWANWEEFRRLEALGLTMYGQMTAGSWIYIGTQGILQGTYETFAAVAAKKFNGTLAGTITLTAGLGGMGGAQPLAVTMNDGVVICVDCDPRAIERRIEHRYLDVRADSLEQALSLAVEARDARRPLSIGLLGNAAELLPQMLAEGAPIDIVTDQTSAHDPLSYLPVGVDFDDMASYAAKDPAGFTTRARESMARHVEAMVGFMDAGAEVFDYGNSIRGEAQLAGYDRAFAFPGFVPAYIRPLFCEGKGPFRWAALSGDPADIAKTDKAILDLFPENESLHRWIKMAGERVHFQGLPARICWLGYGERDRAGERFNDMVASGELAAPLAIGRDHLDCGSVASPYRETESMLDGSDAIADWPLLNAMVNVASGASWVSLHHGGGVGMGRSIHAGQVSVADGTKLAGEKIRRVLTNDPGMGVIRHVDAGYETADAVAAERGVRIPMREGDGA; encoded by the coding sequence ATGTCAGGACCCCGCCCCGTACGGTCACCGCGCGGCAGCGAGCTGAGTGCCCTGGGATGGCAGCAGGAAGCCGCCCTCCGGATGCTGCAGAACAACCTCGACCCCGAGGTCGCCGAGCACCCCGACAAGCTCGTGGTCTACGGCGGCACCGGCAAGGCGGCCCGCGACTGGCGCTCCTTCGACGCGATGGTGCGCACGCTGCGGACCCTCAAGCAGGACGAGACGATGCTCGTCCAGTCCGGCCGCCCCGTCGGCGTCATGCAGACCCACGAATGGGCGCCGCGCGTCCTCATCGCCAACTCCAACCTGGTCGGCGACTGGGCGAACTGGGAGGAGTTCCGCCGCCTGGAGGCCCTCGGCCTCACCATGTACGGGCAGATGACCGCCGGGTCCTGGATCTACATCGGCACACAGGGCATCCTCCAGGGCACGTACGAGACGTTCGCGGCCGTCGCCGCCAAGAAGTTCAACGGGACCCTGGCCGGCACGATCACGCTCACCGCCGGGCTCGGCGGCATGGGCGGCGCCCAGCCGCTCGCCGTCACCATGAACGACGGCGTCGTCATCTGCGTCGACTGCGACCCGCGCGCCATCGAGCGGCGCATCGAGCACCGCTACCTGGACGTGCGCGCCGACTCCCTCGAGCAGGCGCTGTCCCTTGCCGTCGAGGCCCGCGACGCCCGCCGCCCGCTCTCCATCGGCCTGCTCGGCAACGCCGCCGAACTGCTGCCCCAGATGCTCGCCGAGGGCGCGCCCATCGACATCGTGACCGACCAGACCTCGGCCCACGACCCGCTGTCCTACCTGCCGGTCGGCGTCGACTTCGACGACATGGCCTCCTACGCGGCGAAGGACCCGGCCGGCTTCACCACCCGCGCCCGTGAATCGATGGCCCGGCACGTGGAGGCCATGGTCGGCTTCATGGACGCGGGCGCCGAGGTTTTCGACTACGGCAACTCGATCCGCGGCGAGGCGCAACTGGCGGGGTACGACCGGGCCTTCGCGTTCCCCGGCTTCGTACCGGCGTACATCCGGCCGCTGTTCTGCGAGGGCAAGGGCCCGTTCCGCTGGGCGGCCCTCTCCGGCGACCCCGCCGACATCGCGAAGACGGACAAGGCGATCCTCGACCTCTTCCCCGAGAACGAGTCGCTGCACCGCTGGATCAAGATGGCCGGCGAGCGGGTCCACTTCCAGGGCCTGCCCGCGCGCATCTGCTGGCTGGGCTACGGAGAGCGCGACCGCGCGGGCGAACGGTTCAACGACATGGTGGCGAGCGGCGAACTGGCCGCCCCGCTGGCGATCGGCCGCGACCACCTCGACTGTGGCTCCGTCGCATCGCCGTACCGCGAGACCGAGTCGATGCTCGACGGCTCCGACGCGATCGCCGACTGGCCGCTGCTCAACGCGATGGTGAACGTCGCGTCCGGCGCCTCATGGGTCTCCCTCCACCACGGCGGCGGCGTCGGCATGGGCCGCTCGATCCACGCCGGCCAGGTGTCGGTCGCGGACGGCACGAAGCTCGCGGGCGAGAAGATCCGCCGGGTGCTGACCAATGACCCCGGGATGGGCGTCATCCGGCACGTCGACGCCGGGTACGAGACCGCTGACGCGGTGGCCGCGGAGCGCGGGGTCCGCATCCCCATGCGAGAGGGTGACGGCGCGTGA
- a CDS encoding aspartate/glutamate racemase family protein, translating to MRTIGLIGGMSWESSAEYYRLLNELVRERLGGLHSARCVLHSVDFAEIEELQSAGEWEHAGEILAEAARGLEAAGADLLLICTNTMHKVAGQVESAVRVPLLHLADATAGAVRAGGLTRVGLLGTAFTMEQDFYRERLAAHGIEVLTPGTEGRALVHRVIYEELCLGVVRDASRAAYRRVIGELVVAGAQGVVLGCTEIELLIGADDSPVPVFPTTRLHAEAAVTAALA from the coding sequence ATGCGAACCATCGGGCTGATCGGCGGCATGAGCTGGGAATCGAGCGCGGAGTACTACCGGCTCCTCAACGAACTCGTAAGGGAGCGGCTCGGCGGACTCCACTCGGCGCGGTGCGTCCTGCACTCCGTCGACTTCGCGGAGATCGAGGAGCTCCAGTCGGCGGGGGAGTGGGAGCACGCGGGCGAGATCCTGGCGGAGGCGGCCAGGGGCCTGGAGGCCGCGGGCGCCGATCTGCTGCTGATCTGCACCAACACGATGCACAAGGTCGCCGGTCAGGTCGAGAGCGCCGTCCGGGTGCCGCTGCTGCACCTCGCCGACGCCACCGCCGGCGCCGTGCGCGCCGGCGGCCTCACCCGCGTCGGCCTGCTGGGCACCGCCTTCACCATGGAGCAGGACTTCTACCGCGAACGCCTCGCCGCGCACGGCATCGAGGTCCTCACACCCGGCACCGAGGGGCGTGCGCTGGTGCACCGGGTGATCTACGAGGAGCTGTGCCTCGGCGTCGTACGGGACGCGTCGCGGGCCGCGTACCGGAGGGTCATCGGAGAGCTGGTCGTCGCCGGGGCGCAGGGAGTCGTCCTCGGCTGCACCGAGATCGAGCTGCTGATCGGGGCGGACGACAGCCCCGTCCCGGTGTTCCCCACGACCCGGCTGCACGCCGAGGCGGCCGTCACGGCGGCACTGGCCTGA
- a CDS encoding GNAT family N-acetyltransferase, translating into MRITVVTPGELGASHTEAWRELRASTGAPANPFMEPEFSLAVGRVRAQARVAVLWEGGEAAGFFPYERGPLGQGRAIGLGVSDCQGAVLRPGLGIDPRELLRACSLATWEFDNLEAGQKLFEPDAAAGFGSPVIEVGAGYASYEEGLRARSPKFLRTTLAKERRLGRQTGGVRFVFDERDPAALRRLMAWKSAQYRRTGRRDRFAQRWISSLVRRLHESAAAGGCRGVLSVLYAGNRPVAAHFGLRSATVLACWFPAYDSEFAKFSPGLVLHLRMAEAAAGEGIGLLDLGRGAAEYKDALKTGELRVHEGTSLRPGARAALHWLGREPVRRARVFVTGRPRLAAQARRALNGAARLRGGR; encoded by the coding sequence GTGCGGATCACCGTCGTGACGCCGGGGGAGCTGGGCGCGAGCCATACGGAGGCGTGGCGGGAGCTGCGGGCCTCGACCGGCGCGCCCGCCAACCCCTTCATGGAACCGGAGTTCAGCCTTGCCGTCGGCCGGGTCCGGGCGCAGGCCAGGGTCGCCGTGCTGTGGGAGGGCGGGGAGGCGGCCGGGTTCTTCCCGTACGAGCGGGGGCCGTTGGGGCAGGGCCGGGCGATCGGACTCGGCGTGTCCGACTGCCAGGGCGCGGTGCTGCGGCCCGGACTCGGCATCGATCCGCGTGAGCTGCTGCGGGCCTGTTCGCTGGCCACCTGGGAGTTCGACAACCTGGAGGCCGGCCAGAAGCTCTTCGAGCCCGACGCGGCCGCGGGATTCGGCTCGCCCGTCATCGAGGTCGGCGCGGGATACGCCTCCTACGAGGAAGGGCTGCGGGCCCGCTCGCCCAAGTTCCTGCGGACCACCCTCGCCAAGGAGCGCCGGCTGGGACGGCAGACGGGCGGCGTGCGGTTCGTCTTCGACGAGCGTGACCCGGCCGCGCTGCGCCGGCTGATGGCCTGGAAATCGGCCCAGTACCGCAGGACCGGCCGCCGGGACCGGTTCGCGCAGCGCTGGATCAGCTCCCTGGTGCGCCGGCTGCACGAGTCGGCCGCGGCCGGCGGCTGCCGGGGGGTGCTGTCCGTGCTGTACGCCGGGAACCGGCCGGTCGCGGCGCACTTCGGGCTGCGCTCGGCGACCGTGCTGGCCTGCTGGTTCCCGGCGTACGACTCGGAGTTCGCCAAGTTCTCGCCGGGGCTGGTCCTGCATCTGCGGATGGCCGAGGCCGCGGCGGGCGAGGGCATCGGGCTGCTGGATCTGGGGCGGGGGGCCGCCGAGTACAAGGACGCCCTGAAGACGGGCGAGCTGCGGGTCCATGAGGGCACGAGCCTGCGGCCGGGCGCACGGGCCGCGCTCCACTGGCTCGGCCGCGAACCGGTGCGCCGCGCCCGTGTCTTCGTGACCGGCCGTCCCCGGCTCGCCGCGCAGGCCCGGCGGGCGCTGAACGGGGCGGCCCGGCTGCGGGGCGGACGCTGA
- the hutI gene encoding imidazolonepropionase encodes MNSGHETTNNAPATTNNAPATTNSAVAATATVITNIASLVTNDPSLGDGTPLGLIQDAAVVIDGDRIAWVGEKSKAPATDNRLDAGGRAVIPGFVDSHSHLVFAGDRTAEFNARMSGQPYAAGGIRTTVAATRAATDAQLDANVARYLAEALRQGTTVMETKSGYGLTVEDEARALRIAARHTDEVTFLGAHIVSPDHADDPATYVALVTGDMLDACAPYARWVDVFCEKGAFDGDQARAILTAGRSRGLLPRVHANQLTHGPGVQLAVELDAASADHCTHLTDADVDALANSATVATLLPGAEFSTRAEWPDARRLIDAGATVALSTDCNPGSSFTSSVPFCIALAVRDMGMTPDEALWSATAGGAAALRRTDVGRLTPGARADLVLLDAPSHVHLAYRPGVPLVSQVWRSGRRTV; translated from the coding sequence ATGAACAGCGGCCACGAGACGACGAACAACGCCCCCGCGACGACGAACAACGCCCCCGCGACGACGAACAGCGCCGTCGCGGCGACGGCCACCGTCATCACCAACATCGCCAGCCTGGTCACGAACGACCCCTCCCTCGGTGACGGAACCCCCCTCGGACTGATCCAGGACGCGGCCGTCGTCATCGACGGCGACCGCATCGCCTGGGTCGGTGAGAAAAGCAAAGCACCCGCCACTGACAACCGGCTCGACGCCGGCGGCCGGGCCGTGATCCCCGGCTTCGTCGACTCCCACTCGCACCTCGTCTTCGCCGGCGACCGCACCGCGGAGTTCAACGCCCGTATGTCCGGGCAGCCGTACGCCGCGGGCGGCATCCGCACCACCGTCGCCGCGACCCGCGCCGCGACCGACGCACAGCTCGACGCCAACGTCGCCCGCTATCTCGCGGAGGCCCTGCGCCAGGGCACCACCGTCATGGAGACCAAGTCCGGTTACGGGCTCACCGTCGAGGACGAGGCCCGCGCCCTGCGGATCGCCGCGCGCCACACGGACGAGGTCACCTTCCTCGGCGCCCACATCGTGTCCCCCGACCACGCCGACGACCCGGCAACCTATGTCGCGCTCGTGACCGGCGACATGCTCGACGCCTGTGCCCCGTACGCCCGCTGGGTGGACGTCTTCTGCGAGAAGGGCGCGTTCGACGGGGACCAGGCCCGGGCGATCCTCACGGCCGGCCGGTCCAGGGGCCTGCTGCCCCGGGTGCACGCCAACCAGCTCACCCACGGTCCCGGCGTGCAGCTCGCCGTCGAGCTGGACGCCGCGTCCGCCGACCACTGCACCCACCTCACCGACGCCGACGTCGACGCGCTCGCGAACAGCGCGACGGTCGCGACACTGCTCCCCGGCGCCGAGTTCTCCACCCGCGCCGAGTGGCCCGACGCCCGCCGGCTCATCGACGCGGGCGCGACGGTCGCCCTGTCGACGGACTGCAACCCGGGCTCGTCGTTCACGTCCTCCGTGCCGTTCTGCATCGCCCTGGCCGTACGGGACATGGGCATGACCCCCGACGAAGCCCTGTGGTCCGCGACGGCCGGCGGCGCGGCGGCCCTGCGGCGCACCGACGTCGGCCGCCTCACCCCCGGTGCCCGCGCCGACCTCGTCCTCCTCGACGCACCGAGCCACGTCCATCTGGCCTACCGCCCGGGCGTCCCCCTGGTGAGCCAGGTCTGGCGGTCCGGCCGCCGCACCGTCTAG
- a CDS encoding formimidoylglutamate deiminase — protein MQVRTYWLEHAWLGTHVEPGVALDVSGGRITAVRDGAETPPPGAEVLRGLTLPGLANAHSHAFHRALRGTVQVGSGTFWTWREVMYDVAARLTPDSYFALARAVYAEMALAGITAVGEFHYLHHAPGGVPYADPNAMGEALIAAAGEAGVRITLLDTAYLSAGFGQPPEPHQLRFSDGTADAWAERADGLKDGEHVRIGAAIHSVRAVPAAQLPTVASWASARSAPLHVHLSEQTAENDACRAAHGRTPTELLADHGVLGPHTTGVHNTHLTDDDIALLGGTTTGTCMCPTTERDLADGIGPAPALQAAGSPLSLGSDSHAVIDLFEEARAMELDERLRSRTRGHWTAAALLRAATADGHAALGWHEAGRLEPGALADFTTLALDTVRTAGPPPRLAAETAVFAGSAADVRHTVAGGRHVVRDGVHAAVPDAARALTDAIAALHG, from the coding sequence GTGCAGGTGAGGACGTACTGGCTGGAACACGCCTGGCTCGGCACGCACGTCGAACCGGGCGTGGCCCTCGACGTGTCGGGCGGCCGCATCACCGCCGTACGCGACGGGGCCGAAACCCCGCCGCCCGGCGCGGAGGTGCTGCGCGGCCTCACGCTGCCCGGCCTCGCGAACGCCCACTCCCACGCGTTCCACCGGGCGCTGCGCGGCACGGTGCAGGTCGGCTCGGGCACGTTCTGGACCTGGCGGGAGGTGATGTACGACGTCGCCGCCCGGCTCACCCCGGACAGCTACTTCGCGCTCGCCCGCGCCGTCTACGCCGAGATGGCGCTCGCCGGCATCACCGCCGTCGGCGAGTTCCACTACCTCCACCACGCGCCGGGCGGCGTCCCCTACGCCGATCCCAACGCGATGGGCGAGGCACTGATCGCGGCGGCCGGCGAGGCCGGTGTCCGGATCACACTCCTCGACACGGCGTATCTGTCCGCCGGCTTCGGGCAGCCGCCCGAGCCCCACCAGCTGCGCTTCAGCGACGGCACGGCGGACGCGTGGGCCGAGCGGGCCGACGGGCTGAAGGACGGCGAGCACGTACGGATCGGGGCCGCGATCCACTCCGTACGCGCCGTGCCCGCGGCCCAGCTGCCGACGGTCGCCTCCTGGGCGTCCGCGCGCAGCGCGCCCCTGCACGTCCACCTCTCCGAGCAGACCGCGGAGAACGACGCCTGCCGGGCCGCGCACGGCCGCACCCCCACGGAACTGCTCGCCGACCACGGCGTGCTCGGCCCGCACACCACCGGCGTCCACAACACGCACCTCACGGACGACGACATCGCGCTGCTCGGCGGCACGACGACGGGCACCTGCATGTGCCCGACGACCGAACGCGACCTCGCCGACGGCATCGGCCCGGCCCCCGCCCTCCAGGCCGCCGGCTCGCCCCTGTCCCTCGGCAGCGACAGCCACGCGGTGATCGACCTCTTCGAGGAGGCACGGGCCATGGAACTCGACGAGCGCCTGCGCTCGCGCACCCGCGGCCACTGGACGGCGGCCGCGCTGCTGCGGGCCGCCACGGCGGACGGCCACGCGGCGCTGGGCTGGCACGAGGCCGGCCGCCTCGAGCCCGGTGCGCTCGCGGACTTCACCACCCTCGCGCTGGACACCGTCAGGACAGCGGGGCCGCCACCGCGTCTGGCAGCTGAGACAGCGGTATTCGCCGGGTCGGCAGCGGATGTGCGCCATACGGTCGCGGGCGGCCGCCATGTCGTACGGGACGGGGTCCACGCCGCCGTCCCCGACGCGGCACGAGCCCTGACGGACGCGATCGCCGCACTGCACGGCTGA
- a CDS encoding glycosyltransferase, which produces MQVVQLDLDGPDGPVLAFGPPPGDAGGPAVGGDVFALVRLRGRPVDTVVCRVPPGRSAVDAVAAAARARLTGRQPPAPSPSGGDLPRTSVVVATRDGADRLARTLDSLLAQGHPDFEVVVVDNASATRATRDLVRHKYSGLDTVRVRYVREPVPGLATAHNRGVAVADGMVLAFTDDDVVADPHWLTALTRPFADDPRLGCTTGLILPARLRTPAQILLESHGGFAKGFAPRVYDPRRPPADQPLFPFTAGSFGSGANMAFRATALRRAGGFDPATGTGTPARGGDDLYAFVAVLMAGHRLRYAPEALVWHHHRETWQDLADQTYGYGVGLTASLTALLVRRPGLLPALLRRLPAGLAHARAITARRESGTGTVPGPHGTRDHPWPRHLSRLERRGMLAGPFGYAHARLRLRATGAPAAPDEDAGRG; this is translated from the coding sequence ATGCAGGTGGTCCAGCTGGACCTGGACGGGCCGGACGGGCCGGTCCTCGCCTTCGGCCCGCCCCCGGGCGACGCGGGCGGGCCCGCCGTGGGCGGTGACGTCTTCGCGCTGGTGCGGCTGCGCGGGCGGCCCGTCGACACCGTCGTCTGCCGGGTCCCGCCCGGGCGGAGCGCCGTCGACGCCGTCGCCGCGGCCGCCCGCGCGCGGCTCACCGGCCGGCAGCCGCCCGCCCCGTCGCCGTCCGGCGGCGACCTGCCGCGTACCAGCGTCGTCGTCGCGACCCGCGACGGCGCGGACCGCCTGGCCCGTACGCTCGACTCGCTGCTCGCGCAGGGCCATCCGGACTTCGAGGTCGTCGTCGTCGACAACGCCTCCGCGACGAGGGCCACCCGCGACCTCGTCCGGCACAAGTACAGCGGCCTCGACACCGTCCGCGTCCGGTACGTCCGCGAACCGGTGCCCGGTCTGGCCACCGCCCACAACCGGGGCGTCGCCGTCGCCGACGGCATGGTCCTCGCCTTCACCGACGACGACGTCGTGGCCGACCCGCACTGGCTCACCGCGCTCACCAGGCCCTTCGCCGACGACCCGCGACTGGGCTGTACGACCGGGCTGATCCTGCCCGCCCGGCTGCGCACACCCGCACAGATCCTGCTGGAGAGCCACGGCGGCTTCGCCAAGGGCTTCGCACCGCGTGTCTACGACCCGCGGCGCCCGCCCGCCGACCAGCCGCTGTTCCCGTTCACCGCGGGCAGCTTCGGCTCCGGCGCGAACATGGCGTTCCGGGCCACCGCGCTGCGCCGCGCCGGCGGCTTCGACCCGGCCACGGGCACGGGTACGCCCGCGAGGGGAGGCGACGACCTGTACGCGTTCGTCGCCGTCCTCATGGCGGGCCACCGGCTGCGGTACGCGCCGGAGGCGCTGGTGTGGCACCACCACCGGGAGACCTGGCAGGACCTGGCCGACCAGACGTACGGGTACGGCGTCGGCCTCACCGCGTCCCTGACCGCCCTGCTGGTCCGCCGCCCCGGCCTGCTGCCCGCGCTGCTGCGCAGACTCCCCGCAGGCCTCGCCCACGCCCGTGCCATCACCGCCCGCCGGGAGTCGGGAACCGGCACGGTGCCGGGACCGCACGGGACGCGGGACCACCCGTGGCCGCGCCACCTCTCCCGGCTCGAGCGCCGGGGCATGCTCGCCGGCCCCTTCGGCTACGCCCACGCACGTCTGCGCCTGCGCGCCACGGGGGCGCCTGCGGCGCCGGACGAGGATGCCGGGAGGGGCTGA